From the genome of Pseudomonas sihuiensis:
AGCGCCATCTCTGGCAAGACTATGCGGACGCACTGACCCAGAGCCTGAGCGTGCGCAAGGCCGCCGTTCATTGTGGCGTCAGCAAAAACACAGCTTTCCTGTGGCGACATAGGTTTCTTTCTCGGATTGCCGATCACCAGGCCCAGCACGCGTCAGGCATTGTTGAAGCAGATGAAACCTTCTTCCTGGAGTCCTTCAAAGGGCAACGCGAACTGCCTCGACCGCCTCGTCGGCGCGGTGGCAGCGCCAAACGACGCGGACTGTCTGCCGAGCAAATTCCTGTGCTGGTGGTAAGAGATCGCAGTGGTCAGCAGGCAGACTTCAAGTTGGAAAAGCTGGATGCACAGCACATAGGGGAGCGGCTACGCCCGCTGATAGACGCGGATGCGATTCTCTGTACTGACAGCGCAAGTGTCTACGCCCATTTCGCCAAGGTTGAAGGCATCACTCACCGACCGATTAACCCGAGCCAGAATCGACGGGTTGATGGTGCTTTCCACATC
Proteins encoded in this window:
- a CDS encoding IS1595-like element ISAchd1 family transposase, giving the protein MKAVQFSRWMAQLSSLNPEQRDQLRSKLLPAARHSQDAIKAPSHCPHCQSRELRPWGSSGDLPRYRCKVCGKTSNALTGTPMARLRKRHLWQDYADALTQSLSVRKAAVHCGVSKNTAFLWRHRFLSRIADHQAQHASGIVEADETFFLESFKGQRELPRPPRRRGGSAKRRGLSAEQIPVLVVRDRSGQQADFKLEKLDAQHIGERLRPLIDADAILCTDSASVYAHFAKVEGITHRPINPSQNRRVDGAFHIQNVNAYDSRLKSWMIPFHGVATKYLTNYLGWRRLLERYKTQLNPLICLKEALGYRDMQQLTQT